The following is a genomic window from Vicinamibacterales bacterium.
GCGCTGGCCGCCGAGGCCATCGACAGCGGCCGCGCCGCCGCGGTCCTCGAACGGCTGATCGCGTGTTCTCGGGCAGGAGCCGGCGTCGCATGATCGCGCCGCCCGCCTCGCCGCTCGCGCCGCCCGACCTGCTCGCGACCATCACCGCCGCGGCGCTCCGTGTCACCGAAGTGCGCGCGGAAACGATCCCGCTCGCCCAGGTCGAAGCGGCGGCAGCGAAGCGCCGGCCCGACGGCGCCGGATTCCTGGAGGCGCTCCGCGACGGCCCGTCGCCGCGGGTGATCGCCGAGTGCAAGCGCCGCTCCCCCTCGCGGGGGATCCTGCGCCAGCAGTACGACGCGGCGGCCCACGCGCGCGGGTATGCCGAGGCTGGCGCCGCGGCGATCTCCGTGCTCACGGAGCCGACCTTCTTCGACGGCGCGCTCGAGCACCTGGCCGCCGTGCGCAGCGCAGTGCGCATCCCGATCCTCCGCAAGGATTTCATCGTCACTCGCTACCAGGTTTACGAGGCGGTGATGGCGGGCGCCGACGCCGTCCTGCTGATCGTGGGCGCGCTGACGCCCGCCGACCTCCGCGCCCTCCTGGCCGTGACCCGCGACGTTGGCGCAGCGGCGCTCGTCGAGGCGCACGACGAGACGGAGCTCGCGATCGCCGCGGACTCGGGCGCCGAGATCGTCGGCCTGAACAGCCGCAATCTCCGCACGCTGGCGGTCGAGCCCGAGCTGCACGAACGGCTTGCGCCGCGCCTGCCCACCGGCATCGTGGCGGTCGCCGAAAGCGGGCTGCGTGAGACCAGCGATCTGTCCCGACTCGAGCGCGCCGGGTATCACGCATTCCTGGTCGGCGAGCGGCTGATTGTGCAGCCAGATCCTGGGGCGGCGCTCCGCCTCCTGAGAGGGGTGGCGGCGTGATCCGTGTCAAGATCTGCGGCATCACGACCCCCGAAGACGCCGCACTCGCCGCCGAACTCGGTGCGTCGGCGATTGGCCTCGTGTTCTGGCCCGGCAGCCCGCGCTGCGTCGACATCGACGATGCCTGGGCGATCGTGAAGGGGCTGCCGCCGCTGGTGCCGGCGATCGGCGTGTTCGTGAACCAGGGCGACGAACCCTTCCGTGTGGCTGCGACGGTGGGGCTGTCGGCCGTGCAGTTGCACGGTGACGAGCCTCCGGAATCGTACTGCGACAGGGGCGTGCCCAAGATCAAGGCGATTGCCGTCGGTGACGCCCAGGCCATCGTGGCGGCGGCCGCGGTTCCCGGCGACGTAAGCGTACTGCTCGACGCCCACGACCCGGAAAGGCGTGGTGGGACCGGACGTCGCGTCGACTGGGCGGTCGCGGCGAAGATCGCCGCTCGCCGCCCGGTGATTCTCTCCGGCGGCCTGAACGCGGCGAACGTCATCGAGGCGATCGAAACGGTGCGCCCCGCCGCGATCGACGTGTCATCGGGCGTCGAATCCGCGCCCGGCCGAAAAGATCCTGCAAAACTGCGCGCCCTGTTCGACATTCTCCATTCGTCATTGACATGACTTTCACAACCGGCCCGACATTCGGCAAGAGAGATCCAGACACCCGCGGCTATTACGGCGCGTTCGGCGGCCGCTACGTTCCCGAAACGCTCGTCGCACCCATCGAGGAGCTGACGGCGGCCTACTTCGCGGTCCGGGAGGACGCGGGCTTCCGCCGCGAGCTGCAGCAGCTGCTGCGCGACTACGTCGGGCGTCCGACGCCGCTCTACGAGGCGAAGCGGCTGACGGCATCGGCCGGCGGCGCGCGCCTCTTCCTCAAGCGCGAGGACCTGGCGCACACCGGCGCGCACAAGATCAACAACGCGCTCGGCCAGGCGCTGCTCGCCGTCCGGATGGGGAAGCGGCGAATCGTCGCCGAAACCGGCGCCGGGCAGCACGGGGTCGCCACCGCGACCGTCTGCGCCCTGCTCGGGCTCGACTGCCACGTCTACATGGGGTCGGACGACATGGCGCGGCAGTCGCTCAACGTCTTCCGCATGCGGCTGCTCGGCGCCGAGGTGATCGAGGTCAACGCGGGATCGCGCACGCTGAAGGACGCGATCAACGAGGCGATGCGCGACTGGGTCACCAATGTCGGCGACACGTACTATCTGCTCGGGTCGGTGCTCGGCCCGCATCCCTACCCGCTGATGGTGCGTGAGTTCCAGTCGGTGATCGGCCGTGAAGCCCGGCACCAGTGCGACGCCCAGCTCGGGCGCCTCCCCGACGCGATCGTCGCGTGCGTCGGCGGCGGCAGCAATGCGATGGGGATCTTCGACGCCTTCGTCGACGATCCGCAGGTACGGCTCATCGGCGTCGAAGCCGGCGGCCGCGGCATCTCACCGGGCGAGCACGCGGCGCGGTTCGCCGGCGGCAGCGCCGGCGTCCTCCAGGGCACCCGCAGCTACGTGCTGCAGGACGCCGACGGAAACGTCGAGCTGACGCATTCGATCTCGGCGGGCCTTGACTATGCGTCGGTCGGGCCGGAGCACGCGTGGCTCCGCGACCGGGGACGGGCGGAGTATACCTACGTGGAAGACGGGGAGGCGCTGGCGGCCTTCGAGCGTCTCGGGCGCGAGGAGGGCATCCTGCCGGCGCTCGAATCGTCGCACGCCGTCGCGCACGCCATCCGTCTGGCGCCATTAATGCCGCGCGATGCGGTCGTGCTGGTGAACCTGTCGGGCCGTGGCGACAAGGACGTGCTGAGCGTGCAGACGGCGCTCGGAGGGGCGCGCTGATGGGGAGGCTCGCCGACACCTTCGCCCGCCTGCGGGCTCGCGACGAGCCCGGGCTCGTCGCCTACGTGACCGCAGGCGATCCGACGCTTGCGCGCACCTCGGAAATCCTCGTGTCGCTCTCGCAGAACGGCGCCGACGTGATCGAGGTCGGAGTACCCTTCTCGGATCCGCTGGCCGACGGCCCCGTCATCCAGCGGGCGTCCGAACGGGCGCTCGCCGGCGGCGCGACACTGCGCCGCGCTCTGGACATGATCAGGGAGACGCGTGCGCGGATCGCGTCGCCGATCGTGCTCTTCAGCTATGCCAATCCGATCCTGCGGATGGGGGAGGACGCCTTCGTCAGAACGGCGGCGGCGGCGGGCGTCGACGGCGTGCTGGTACTCGATCTGCCAATCGAGGAGGCCGCGTCGTTTCGGGGGCAGCTGGTCGAGCGCGATCTCGACCCGGTGTTCCTGCTCAGTCCGACCACGACCGACGTCCGCATCCGCGCCGCGGCGGAGCTGGGGCGCGGCTTCCTCTACGTGATTTCGCGGCTCGGGGTCACCGGCGTGCGCGACCAGCTCGCGGCCGACGTCGAGCCGCTCGTCCGCCGCATCCGGGCGCAGTCGTCGCTGCCGCTGGCACTCGGATTCGGAATCTCGACGCCCGAGCACGTCGCCGCCGTCAGCCGCTGGGCCGACGCGGCGGTCGTCGGCAGCGCGCTCGTCAGCGTCATCGCCGAACACGGCGCGTCATCCGACGTCGCCGCGCGTGCCGGCGCCTACGTGCGCTGGCTGAAGGGACAACCGTCGTGAAGGCCGACCTCGAAGACCTGCGCAAGCGCATCGACCTGCTGGACGAGTCGCTCGTCCGTCTGCTCAACGCCCGCGCCGCATGCGCGCTGGAGATCGGGCGCATCAAGCGTGAGATGGGCGTCGCCATCTACCAGCCCGAGCGCGAAGCCGAGGTGCTGCGCAATGTGGAAGCGCACAACACCGGGCCGCTCGACCCGCCGGCGATCAAGCGGCTCTTCGAGCGCATCATCGACGAAGCCCGACACCTGGAACGTATTGCCGAAGCAGTACAATTGAACGCTCAACAAAAGGACGCGAAGTAGCCATGGTTGTAGTGATGCGGGAACGCGCGACGGACGACCAGATCCAGTCCGTCATCTCGAAACTGACGGAGATGGGGTTCGACGTGCACCGGTCGACGGGGGCGCTGCGCACCGTGCTCGGCGCGGTCGGCGGCACGCGGCAGTACGACATGGCGCTGCTCGAGGTGCTCGACGGCGTCCAGGAAGTGCACCGGATCACCGAGCCATACAAGCTGGCGAGCCGAAGCTTCAAGCCCGACAACACCGTCATCACGATCGACGATGTACGGATCGGCGGCGACGAGGTGATCGTGATGGCCGGGCCGTGTTCGGCCGAGAGCGAGGCGCAGGTCGAGGCGGCGGCCGCCGCCGTCAAGCGCGCCGGGGCCAAGATCCTGCGCGGCGGCGCCTTCAAGCCGCGCAGCAGCCCGTACAGTTTCCAGGGCATGGGCGAGGAAGGGCTCCGCCTGCTCCGCGCCGCCGCCGACCGCCACAACCTCAAGCTGATCACCGAGGTGATGGACCTCAGCCAGATCGAGCTGATCGAACGCTACGCGCACATCCTGCAGGTGGGCGCCCGTAACATGCAGAACTTCACGCTGCTGCGCGAGCTCGGCAAGTCGAGGATGCCGGTGATGGTGAAGCGCGGCATCTCCGCGACGATCGAAGAGTGGCTGCTCTCGGCGGAGTACGTGCTCGCCGGCGGCAACCCCAACGTGATGCTGTGCGAGCGCGGGATTCGCACGTTCGAGACGATCACCCGCAACACGTTCGACATCTCGGCGATTCCGATGGTCCAGCAGTTGAGCCACCTGCCGGTGATCGGCGACCCGAGCCACGGCACCGGGCGTCGCGACAAGGTCGCGCCGATGGCGCGCGCCGCGGTCGCCGCCGGCGCCGACGGCCTGATCATCGAGGTCCACCACGACCCGGATCACGCGCTCAGCGACGGCGCGCAGTCGCTGCTGCCGCAGCAGTTCGACCGCCTGATGGCGGAGCTGCGGATCATCGCCCCGGCGATCGGCCGGAGCATCTGCCTCGAACCGGTCGCCCGCCGCGGCTGGGGAGTGTAGCGTCCCGGTCCTCCGGCAGTCGCCGGCCGGGCGAAGCGAACTCACATGAGCGAACCGCCATTTACGCGCCTGGCGATCGCGGGTGCCGGATTGATGGGCACGTCGGTCGGCCAGGCGGCCTCGGGCGCGTGGCCCGGCATCGACGTCCGGCTGCTCGACGCGGGCGACGATCTGTCGGCGCTGGCCGAGGCCGATCTCGTCATCCTCGCCGCGCCGGTCCGCGCGAACGTCGCGCTGCTCGAGACCATCGAGCCGCACCTGCGGCGCGCGACCGTCGTCACTGACACCGGCAGCACCAAGCGCGCCATCTGCGCCGCGGCGGCGTCGCGCCCCTCGCTGGTCTTCGTCGGCGGCCATCCCATGGCGGGCGGCGCCCGGGGCGGGGCGGCGAATGCCCGCGCCGATCTCTTCAGCGGTCGCCCCTGGATCCTCACACCGGCGCCCGGCACCCCCACAGACGCGATAACGCGGCTCGATGCCTTCGTCTCCGGGCTCGGCGCCGTGCCGCACGTGATGACGCCCGAGCTCCACGATCGGTTCGTCGGCGCCGTGTCGCACCTGCCGCAGCTGACGGCGAGCGCGCTGATGCACGTGGTCGGCAGGCTGGCGGGTGATGCCGGCCTCGAAATCGCCGGCGCCGGCCTGCTCGATACCACCCGTCTGGCGGCGAGTCCGCCCGGCATCTGGAAAGACATCGGCGCGACCAACCAGGACGTCCTGCGCGAGGCGCTCGATCACCTGATCCGCGCTCTGACCGAGGTCCGAGACACGCTCGACACCGGTGAAGGGATCGACGCCGTCTTCACGTCCGCCTGCCGCTGGCGAACTGCACTCGACCGCGCCCGCTGAATCGTCGGCGCGCCGCTCCGGCTGGAATTGGTGCAGTCGCGCCGACGAACGGCTTCGCCTCAACCCCGTTCGGCGATGTGTTGACGGACGATGGCGTCGACGTCGGTGTCGGCGGTGAACCCGAGCGCCAGCGCGCGGCTGGCGTCGAGTGCGGCGGGCCACCCGCACATCGCCCGTGCGACGCGCTCCTCCCGCTCGACCCGCACCCGGGCGCGCGCGGCCGCGCCGCCGACGCGCTCCAGGCTCGCCAGTATCTCGCCGGCCGTAACGCTCAGACCTGGCAGGTTCAGTGCTCGATCGGCCCCCAGCGCGCCGGTCTCAATCCGGCCCGCATGCACCAGATTGCCGATCACGGTCGCCGGCGAGCTGATCCAGATAGGCGTGTCGAGCGGCACCGGGCAGATCGTGTCGATGCCGGCCAGCGGCTCGCGAACGATGCCGCTGACGAAGGACGAGAGAGCCGAATTCGGCTTCCCAGGGCGCACCGTGATGGTGGCCAGGCGGCAGCTGATGCCGTCGATGAATCCGCGCCGCGAATACTCCGAGACCAGCAGTTCGTCGATGGCCTTGGTCACGCCGTAGGTGGTCTGCGGCTGCAGCGCCTGGCTTTCGGGAACGAGCGGCGGCAGGCGCCCGCCGAAAACGGCAACCGTGCTCGAAAAAATCAACCGCGGCTCGGTCCCGAGCCCCCGGCACGCTTCGAGGAGCAGCCGCGTCCCCTCGAGATTCACCTGCAGCGCCGTGTCGAATTCAGCCTCCGACTGGCCGCTGAGCACGGCGGCCAGGTGGTAGACGACGCCGACGTCGGGCTCGACGATCGAGCGCACGAACGCGGGATCGGCGATCGAGCCCACCCGGCTGGCTACACGCGGATCCTGCGCCGTGCACGGCGCCGCGTCGGCGGCGACGAGCGCAGTGCAGGGAGGGAAACCCGCTGGACCGGCGAGCACCGCCTTGACCAGCCTGCCGCCGAGGAACCCGGCCGCGCCGGTGACGAGGATCTTCATGGTCCGGACATTATTTGCTACTGTTCGCTCGTGAGCGAAACGACGCAGATTGCGCTGGTGACTGGCGCGGGATCCGGTATCGGGCGGGCCGTGGCGCTCGGGCTGCTGAAGCACGGATACACGGTCTTTCTGGCCGGCCGCCGCAAGGAGCTCCTCGCCGCGGTGGCGGACGAGACGGGGGAGGACGGGCGAGCCGTCGCGGTCGCAGCCGACGTCGGCGATCCGGCGTCGGTTCGTGCCCTGTTCGACACCATCCGGAGCCGCGCCGGCCGGCTCGACGTCCTCTTCAACAATGCCGGCACGAGTGCTCCAGGGGTGCCGTTCGACGAGCTGACCTTCGAGCAGTG
Proteins encoded in this region:
- a CDS encoding indole-3-glycerol phosphate synthase TrpC, translated to MIAPPASPLAPPDLLATITAAALRVTEVRAETIPLAQVEAAAAKRRPDGAGFLEALRDGPSPRVIAECKRRSPSRGILRQQYDAAAHARGYAEAGAAAISVLTEPTFFDGALEHLAAVRSAVRIPILRKDFIVTRYQVYEAVMAGADAVLLIVGALTPADLRALLAVTRDVGAAALVEAHDETELAIAADSGAEIVGLNSRNLRTLAVEPELHERLAPRLPTGIVAVAESGLRETSDLSRLERAGYHAFLVGERLIVQPDPGAALRLLRGVAA
- a CDS encoding phosphoribosylanthranilate isomerase → MIRVKICGITTPEDAALAAELGASAIGLVFWPGSPRCVDIDDAWAIVKGLPPLVPAIGVFVNQGDEPFRVAATVGLSAVQLHGDEPPESYCDRGVPKIKAIAVGDAQAIVAAAAVPGDVSVLLDAHDPERRGGTGRRVDWAVAAKIAARRPVILSGGLNAANVIEAIETVRPAAIDVSSGVESAPGRKDPAKLRALFDILHSSLT
- the trpB gene encoding tryptophan synthase subunit beta, with product MTFTTGPTFGKRDPDTRGYYGAFGGRYVPETLVAPIEELTAAYFAVREDAGFRRELQQLLRDYVGRPTPLYEAKRLTASAGGARLFLKREDLAHTGAHKINNALGQALLAVRMGKRRIVAETGAGQHGVATATVCALLGLDCHVYMGSDDMARQSLNVFRMRLLGAEVIEVNAGSRTLKDAINEAMRDWVTNVGDTYYLLGSVLGPHPYPLMVREFQSVIGREARHQCDAQLGRLPDAIVACVGGGSNAMGIFDAFVDDPQVRLIGVEAGGRGISPGEHAARFAGGSAGVLQGTRSYVLQDADGNVELTHSISAGLDYASVGPEHAWLRDRGRAEYTYVEDGEALAAFERLGREEGILPALESSHAVAHAIRLAPLMPRDAVVLVNLSGRGDKDVLSVQTALGGAR
- the trpA gene encoding tryptophan synthase subunit alpha, with the protein product MGRLADTFARLRARDEPGLVAYVTAGDPTLARTSEILVSLSQNGADVIEVGVPFSDPLADGPVIQRASERALAGGATLRRALDMIRETRARIASPIVLFSYANPILRMGEDAFVRTAAAAGVDGVLVLDLPIEEAASFRGQLVERDLDPVFLLSPTTTDVRIRAAAELGRGFLYVISRLGVTGVRDQLAADVEPLVRRIRAQSSLPLALGFGISTPEHVAAVSRWADAAVVGSALVSVIAEHGASSDVAARAGAYVRWLKGQPS
- the pheA gene encoding chorismate mutase produces the protein MKADLEDLRKRIDLLDESLVRLLNARAACALEIGRIKREMGVAIYQPEREAEVLRNVEAHNTGPLDPPAIKRLFERIIDEARHLERIAEAVQLNAQQKDAK
- the aroF gene encoding 3-deoxy-7-phosphoheptulonate synthase, whose translation is MVVVMRERATDDQIQSVISKLTEMGFDVHRSTGALRTVLGAVGGTRQYDMALLEVLDGVQEVHRITEPYKLASRSFKPDNTVITIDDVRIGGDEVIVMAGPCSAESEAQVEAAAAAVKRAGAKILRGGAFKPRSSPYSFQGMGEEGLRLLRAAADRHNLKLITEVMDLSQIELIERYAHILQVGARNMQNFTLLRELGKSRMPVMVKRGISATIEEWLLSAEYVLAGGNPNVMLCERGIRTFETITRNTFDISAIPMVQQLSHLPVIGDPSHGTGRRDKVAPMARAAVAAGADGLIIEVHHDPDHALSDGAQSLLPQQFDRLMAELRIIAPAIGRSICLEPVARRGWGV
- a CDS encoding prephenate dehydrogenase, with translation MSEPPFTRLAIAGAGLMGTSVGQAASGAWPGIDVRLLDAGDDLSALAEADLVILAAPVRANVALLETIEPHLRRATVVTDTGSTKRAICAAAASRPSLVFVGGHPMAGGARGGAANARADLFSGRPWILTPAPGTPTDAITRLDAFVSGLGAVPHVMTPELHDRFVGAVSHLPQLTASALMHVVGRLAGDAGLEIAGAGLLDTTRLAASPPGIWKDIGATNQDVLREALDHLIRALTEVRDTLDTGEGIDAVFTSACRWRTALDRAR
- the denD gene encoding D-erythronate dehydrogenase, whose protein sequence is MKILVTGAAGFLGGRLVKAVLAGPAGFPPCTALVAADAAPCTAQDPRVASRVGSIADPAFVRSIVEPDVGVVYHLAAVLSGQSEAEFDTALQVNLEGTRLLLEACRGLGTEPRLIFSSTVAVFGGRLPPLVPESQALQPQTTYGVTKAIDELLVSEYSRRGFIDGISCRLATITVRPGKPNSALSSFVSGIVREPLAGIDTICPVPLDTPIWISSPATVIGNLVHAGRIETGALGADRALNLPGLSVTAGEILASLERVGGAAARARVRVEREERVARAMCGWPAALDASRALALGFTADTDVDAIVRQHIAERG